A genome region from Rickettsiales endosymbiont of Stachyamoeba lipophora includes the following:
- a CDS encoding helix-turn-helix transcriptional regulator translates to MVAQSLNREKFVPTEELEDFTKLKPRFWEARRISGDGPPYIYISKRAVRYKVGDVIDWMESKKRRHTADTGGMFNER, encoded by the coding sequence ATGGTTGCTCAAAGCCTGAACAGAGAAAAATTTGTTCCTACAGAAGAATTAGAAGATTTTACAAAATTAAAGCCACGTTTTTGGGAAGCTAGACGCATTTCAGGTGACGGTCCACCTTACATTTATATTAGCAAAAGAGCTGTCAGATATAAAGTAGGTGATGTTATTGATTGGATGGAATCTAAGAAGAGAAGGCATACTGCTGATACAGGAGGTATGTTCAATGAAAGGTAA
- a CDS encoding toprim domain-containing protein, giving the protein MKGNIFEKAKRMNSIRQVVLTLLPNGKMFKDKYLSLNPTRHDTKLGSFIINLDTGQWNDFATNDKGGDVISLYAYVKGISQYEAALVLTNGENHFKHFSIQQTNPAKVAKIAKSPVDKIITKLWDESINPTNTLVEKYLLYRGYTGIIPPSIKHHTNLYHKPTQRFYPAMVGMISMWPNCNEIIGLHRTYLDKASANKGKIDNNKMILGSCAGGAVMLTAPGKTLILTEGIETALSVYFATDFPTWAALSTSGLINIKLPELYITSEVIIATDNDAAGINAANKLAVRLLKEGYKVRIASPNRFKTDFNDLLREENGNNTN; this is encoded by the coding sequence ATGAAAGGTAATATTTTTGAAAAAGCAAAACGCATGAACTCTATTAGGCAGGTAGTTTTAACCCTACTTCCAAATGGAAAGATGTTTAAAGATAAATATTTATCTTTAAATCCCACAAGACATGATACCAAACTTGGGTCATTTATAATCAATTTAGATACCGGCCAATGGAATGATTTTGCAACGAATGATAAGGGCGGAGATGTAATTAGCCTATATGCCTATGTAAAAGGAATTTCTCAATATGAAGCTGCTTTAGTTTTAACAAATGGAGAAAACCATTTTAAACATTTTTCGATTCAACAAACTAACCCTGCTAAAGTTGCTAAAATTGCTAAATCTCCAGTAGACAAAATAATAACAAAGCTTTGGGATGAAAGTATAAATCCTACTAATACTTTAGTGGAGAAATATCTCCTGTATAGAGGTTATACAGGAATAATACCTCCATCTATAAAACATCATACTAATTTATATCACAAACCTACACAAAGATTCTATCCCGCCATGGTAGGTATGATAAGCATGTGGCCAAATTGCAATGAAATAATCGGACTGCATCGTACCTATCTAGACAAAGCAAGTGCTAATAAAGGTAAAATTGATAATAACAAAATGATATTAGGATCGTGCGCAGGTGGGGCAGTAATGCTGACAGCACCTGGTAAGACTTTAATTCTCACTGAAGGCATAGAAACAGCATTAAGTGTATATTTTGCCACTGATTTTCCTACCTGGGCTGCATTATCAACTTCGGGCTTAATTAATATAAAACTGCCTGAACTTTATATTACCTCAGAAGTTATTATTGCTACTGATAATGATGCTGCAGGCATTAATGCAGCTAACAAGCTTGCAGTACGGCTCTTAAAAGAGGGATACAAGGTTCGTATAGCAAGCCCAAATAGATTTAAAACAGATTTTAATGACTTATTAAGAGAAGAAAATGGCAATAATACAAATTAA
- a CDS encoding YfjI family protein, giving the protein MAIIQIKKIIEEAETIKNEGPLPLRKLKTVPTEFPIDSLSPIFKEVTLALHDKIQAPLPLCFQTAFAAANLLVQGYKDVLLPHGHIKCLSCFMVGVGDSGERKTSCDQELLITIEEYESILKEKYDRDVTEWKTKSEIWNTCKSTILKDNKKYPGQQAKQVAIRALGEEPKPPLIPILIFAEPTYEGLCKLLKNGYPSIGIFSSEGGQFISGHAMNEENKIKTAAGLSSLWDRQSAKRIRSSEDITILSNKRVNLNLMVQPLIATKLLSDNVLKDQGFLSRILFTYPKSTAGTRFNKIPKTTSIEAITNFRNRIKSILTTPLPIKSGTMNELEPEVMKLSEDAKRLFFSFSDHIESLIAPDKELENIKGFANKLPEHAVRIACTIAAFENIDTLELSYEYLKVGIEIATYYAQELLRLFEEGVTDPMIILAEKLLDWISNKWAEEYISLPDICQHGPNCIREKASAEKIIKKLEDYGWLQKIDGPMVIKNTKRKHAWKIIKG; this is encoded by the coding sequence ATGGCAATAATACAAATTAAGAAGATAATCGAGGAGGCTGAAACAATTAAAAACGAAGGTCCACTTCCCCTAAGGAAATTGAAAACAGTACCAACAGAATTTCCTATAGATTCTTTATCACCAATTTTTAAAGAGGTAACATTAGCATTGCATGACAAAATTCAAGCACCCTTACCCCTGTGTTTCCAGACAGCTTTTGCTGCAGCAAATTTATTAGTGCAAGGTTATAAGGATGTCCTACTCCCGCATGGCCATATAAAATGCCTTTCATGTTTTATGGTAGGAGTTGGGGATAGTGGCGAAAGAAAGACCAGTTGCGATCAAGAGTTACTTATCACTATTGAAGAATATGAAAGCATTCTTAAAGAAAAATATGATAGAGATGTTACCGAATGGAAAACAAAATCAGAAATATGGAATACCTGCAAAAGTACAATTCTTAAAGATAATAAAAAGTATCCGGGGCAGCAGGCGAAACAAGTAGCCATTAGAGCACTCGGTGAAGAACCAAAACCACCTCTAATACCTATATTAATTTTTGCAGAACCTACTTATGAAGGGCTATGTAAGCTCTTAAAAAATGGTTATCCCAGCATCGGTATCTTTTCTTCAGAAGGCGGACAGTTTATTAGCGGACATGCCATGAATGAAGAAAATAAGATTAAAACTGCTGCAGGGCTCTCAAGCTTATGGGACAGACAAAGCGCCAAAAGAATACGGAGCAGTGAAGATATTACTATATTATCTAATAAAAGAGTAAACCTAAATTTAATGGTACAGCCTTTAATTGCTACTAAACTATTATCAGATAACGTTTTAAAGGACCAAGGTTTCTTATCTAGAATTTTATTTACCTATCCGAAATCTACTGCAGGTACTAGATTTAACAAGATTCCTAAAACTACGAGTATCGAAGCTATAACCAATTTTAGGAATAGAATAAAAAGCATATTAACAACACCTTTACCTATCAAATCAGGAACAATGAATGAACTTGAACCCGAGGTAATGAAATTAAGCGAAGATGCAAAAAGATTATTTTTCTCTTTCTCTGATCATATTGAGAGCTTAATAGCTCCTGACAAAGAACTAGAAAATATTAAAGGCTTTGCAAACAAGCTACCCGAGCATGCAGTTAGGATTGCCTGCACAATAGCAGCCTTTGAAAATATCGACACCTTGGAACTGAGCTATGAATATTTAAAAGTAGGTATAGAAATAGCTACTTATTATGCTCAAGAACTCTTAAGGTTGTTTGAGGAAGGTGTAACCGATCCAATGATAATATTAGCAGAAAAATTATTAGATTGGATAAGCAATAAATGGGCTGAGGAGTATATTTCACTTCCTGATATTTGTCAGCATGGTCCAAATTGCATTAGAGAAAAAGCATCGGCTGAGAAAATTATAAAAAAACTTGAAGATTATGGATGGTTACAGAAGATAGATGGCCCCATGGTTATTAAAAATACAAAAAGAAAACATGCTTGGAAAATTATTAAAGGATAA